Sequence from the Microplitis demolitor isolate Queensland-Clemson2020A chromosome 2, iyMicDemo2.1a, whole genome shotgun sequence genome:
TCAACGATGAATTGTCATCAAAATAGTTAGTACTAAAAGTATGGTTAGTTTTATTTTGGAGCTTATAGTCCGGTCAGTaaactctctctctctctctatgtatatacatgtatatgatgatgacaatgaaaatagaaatgaaaaatttaaccaatcatttaaaaatacacaagaaagtcattatatttattggacattaaatgtttaatttttctgggttgttttttcatgaaataaataatttaattattcgcGCGATGGAAACGCCActtattatttgaaacaagaataaatttgttatggAAACACTATCGaatctttttatatatgatgatTCACTTAGAcccgtaatttaatttttttttttattcataatgtgTTTATGAGTTTAATGTAGCggatatcaaattttaaattattaatcaatagagtgaaaaattaagaaaataaaatttttaaaaaatgggcatttaaaaaattttgaaaataataaatgcattttttataaatattaattttttaattatttactgtatttagttataattttaaattcgtctgatgtctgctacattcacattcGTATTtcgacgttctaattagcaaattgtataatttaatttttttttagcaggtgattctgtgcaattttcagatagtaagtcagaaaaaatattatttgagtaacctagacaaaattattatacatatactagatatggaattaatttttagataaaaaaaattatttaaattacttttttttcgtataaatGGAGGATTTTCTAGAATGGAGTTAGataatttgctaattagaacgtcgatTTGTTTATCTGTTTGTAGGGATATGTCTCATTATGccaaattaaacttttatatatatttaatacaactTTCGCAATCGGTAAAATAGAATCTTATGCATCGTGTGTagaaatgatactgaagttacccgacatataattattttacgatatttttcaaaactgtaaattataacaaaaagaatattttaaaaaattgcacctcattttttttattttctacaagtgcatatttttagttttttttttctttttggaattgattaaaaaaaaatccgaaaatttccAATAGACTGCTAACTTCATAATCATCGTGTTGAATCGGTATAATACTCGAGTGTTGTTTTCATCAAACTTTGTTAATGAAACCAAATGTACAGACAGCCTACAGATCTGTATGGTTGTATAGATAGGAAATATCAATTCTCGAGAAATATctcaaattaactaaattactGTAGTTGGGTTAACAATTAGAATGGCCATTTCCAATGAAATAAACGGCTGGTTTATTAGGCTTTTATAGGGTTTAAATTTTCGTTCCATACCAATTGAAGCCAATCACAAAAAAGAATCTCAGAAATCGCTCAAAAAGCGTTGGTTATATATTAACGATGGCTCAGTCATCAGCTCCGGTTGTAAATTGGTGATATGACAATTTCTAGTATAacagataaaaaatgaaagtagATTTCGCATACGTTAAATTTTAAGCTTAGGTCGAAATTATCTTGGAAAAATGTTACgtgaaaatttcttattaatgtatttattcagGTGTAATATAAACTTGATAAGTATTGAtacgttttgaaaaatttggtggccctgaaaagggccgtttggTTTATTGAGGGATTGGAAAGTTTACTTGGAGCTAGTGTATTTAGTGACAGCTTTGGTTCCTTCACTGACTGCGTGCTTGGCCAGTTCTCCGGGTAATAGTAGACGAACTGCAGTTTGAATTTCCCGGGAGGTGATAGTAGAACGCTTGTTGTAATGCGCAAGTCTGGAAGCTTCAGCCGCAATACGTTCGAAGATGTCGTTGACGAAACTGTTCATGATGCTCATGGCTTTACTGGAAACTCCAGTGTCAGGATGAACTTGTTTCAACACTTTGTAGATGTAGATGGCGTAACTTTCCTTCCTCTTCTTCTTGCGTCCTTTTTTGTCGGACTTGGTAATGTTCTTCTGGGCCTTGCCCGACTTTTTCACAGCCTTACCGCTTGTTTTAGGAGGCATGACGGTTATAAAATGAACACTAGTACGAGACTCGAGTCAAAATGTGAATTGGCCAACGTTtcgtttcttttttaatagctGACGCATTGGTATGGTCGGACCAATAATATTGCGTACTTTCGGGTGGTGGGGATACACAAAATCCTATTAGATCGCAGGTACcgaaaaagaataataacaatagtaatcTTTATGGTATCTGCGATTCAATGAAATCGTCATATTTGTAGGGGGGGTTTATCCCAGATTGTGACTGGCTCGCAGTAACCGACGTAAAGTTAAGAAATACAGAGCCTTTAAGTTCGAAATGCACAATTCGTCTCTGACGCTCTTCAGTATATTACGTGTTTCCTTCACTCTAACTTAAAACTATGTCTGGTCGCGGTAAAGGTGGCAAAGTAAAGGGAAAGTCAAAGACTCGTTCAAGTCGTGCTGGTCTCCAGTTCCCAGTGGGTCGTATTCATCGTATGTTGCGCAAAGGCAACTACGCAGAACGTGTTGGAGCTGGTGCTCCAGTGTACTTGGCAGCTGTCATGGAATACCTTGCTGCTGAAGTACTCGAGTTAGCAGGTAACGCTGCTCGTGACAACAAGAAGACTCGTATCATCCCACGTCATCTCCAGCTGGCCATCCGTAACGATGAAGAGTTGAACAAACTTCTTTCTGGAGTTACTATTGCTCAAGGTGGAGTTCTGCCCAACATCCAAGCTGTCTTATTGCCCAAGAAGACCGAAAAAAGCAGTTCCTAAATTACTAATCCACTTTCCTAATAAacaaaacggcccttttcagggccaccaaatttttcaaaacgttAAAAACTTTCTCGTTCACAAATTAGGTGTTCAGTTTCAAAGATAGATAATCATAATTTCGATagtataaaaagaaattagtcTGTAATGagcaatcatttttttttcaatagagtAGCTGAAGTTTTTTGATCAGAACTTTTTTACGCGCGTTTGGGATGGGAACCTAACACAGAAAAAGTGAAACTTCGTAAAAAAGTACAATGGAAATGAGCGAGAGAGAGGGCATTTATTGAGTATgcataactttttataatttgtgtTTATTCAACATAAACGATAAAAtgtaagttatttaataacaataacataattaatatattaataataatatactatataacattaaaatataaaaataatatattgtacgATGAATAGCTCAATTTGATTAGACTATTGCATATTCGATATTTGATGTCTAAAATagatactattattatttttgcattcctaaaaatttccaaatgaTAATTTACTATGATATGGTGAAAAaagattatattaattaataactaggGTTTTATATAGAACGTAAAAAGAGATTCGCTCCTCTCGAGTGTTCCATAACGACTATAACACAcgtcttctttttttttacatttttcgtAAATTATGTATCGAAAAGaattgtgtaaaaattttaaaacactcTAAGAAGTTGAatcatgttattttttgacttacGTTGCTACTTTTACTACCTGAGCTTTGCCTGCTCAAACTGCCTTTCCTCGAATTCTTTCTCCTTCATCATTCACATTGTCGTGACTCGACACTGTCTTCGTGTTGACCTTTATTCCAGATTTAGTTGTCGCCATTTTCGAATCATTGTTTCTATTTAGATCATGAATTTTTCAcgcaaaaagttatttaatgataTAGAATTATCAGATGAAAAACTCGCATAAGAATCATAGAATTTTGAGTTACTTACCCAGTAAATTTAActtcagataaaaaaagtttcaaaaaatttaagaaaaaaaagtttcagacttttttctacaaaatttacaaaaaaatgatgggTATCCCCAACTTATGCCTGCGTATGCCTCAACACTTTGTCTATTTATAAGAATTCTCGTTTTTGTTGCACAATTTTACATACATATTGCGTacacttttgttttattctaCTCGCGCCCATCTatccggtttttttttttagtggggCAACGAATGATGGCACGAAGGGAACAAAGACAAACTCAGCAACGCATATGGTCTAgctctttctttttttctattcgaCTAAGTCCCTATTTTCTGTCTTTTTCGCTATAGATTTTATTGTTCTAAGGTATAACGTCAGAAATATACAGATCTTAACTTTTTAAACGTTGCATGAATCCTGACCTTGAAATTTTACTGTCATGTGCCCTAAAATGTTTCATTTCAAAAactgtctttatttttaaaggcTTATAGGTAAAAATAAGGAATGGGTAAAttaggaaaaatttatttgtaactaaaaattaaatattattagtaaatatgACTCATCCAGTTTTCTTagtgtgaaaaatttggtggccctgaaaagggccgtttggTTTATTGGTTTTTGatgttaaaataacttaagCACGTTCTCCTCGGATACGACGAGCCAATTGGATGTCCTTGGGCATGATGGTGACACGCTTGGCGTGGATGGCACAGAGGTTGGTATCTTCGAAAAGACCAACGAGGTAGGCTTCGCTGGCTTCCTGGAGAGCCATCACTGCAGAGCTCTGGAATCTAAGGTCGGTCTTGAAGTCCTGAGCGATTTCACGAACTAAACGTTGGAATGGTAATTTACGGATGAGGAGCTCAGTGCTTTTCTGGTAACGACGGATCTCACGGAGAGCGACTGTTCCAGGACGGTAACGATGTGGCTTCTTGACTCCACCGGTGGCTGGCGCGCTTTTACGGGCAGCCTTGGTAGCCAGTTGTTTACGTGGAGCTTTTCCACCAGTTGACTTACGAGCAGTTTGCTTAGTACGAGCCATAGTATGCTAGTTAATCTCCGAACAAACGTAGTGATACGTTCAAAAACTTCGAGCAGAATGAGTTTACGGAGCTGAAAATCGCCTTTTTGTCAACTCGCAGAGCAGATGGCGCGTAATTCGTTTTTTTCTCCATGGAAGGGGTAATTTAGCATCACTTCGATTGGTTTATTTCTGGGAGTGGGAGTAAAATGCACCGCCACTCTGATTCGTCCAATTCGAGCGGTGGGAGTAAATCTAAGAATGTCTTTATAACGAGGCTCGAAATCGGTCCTGGAGCATTCTCAGTCAAAGTGTGTCAGtgtttatttcattaaaagtttttaacttgCAATCATGACTGGTCGTGGTAAGGGAGGAAAAGGATTGGGAAAAGGAGGAGCCAAGCGGCATCGTAAGGTTCTTCGTGATAACATCCAAGGTATCACTAAACCAGCTATCCGTCGTCTGGCTCGTCGTGGTGGAGTCAAACGTATATCCGGTCTGATCTATGAAGAAACCCGTGGAGTTCTCAAGGTCTTTCTTGAAAACGTCATCCGTGATGCAGTCACCTACACCGAACACGCCAAACGTAAAACTGTCACCGCCATGGACGTCGTCTACGCTCTGAAACGTCAAGGCCGTACTCTCTACGGTTTTGGAggttaattttatcattggaCTCAgcaaatttaaacaaaacggcccttttcagggccaccaaatttttcatacgttggaaattattcaagttttGCTCTACATATTCAATTTCAATAAACCTACCGATCCTCCAATGAGAATTAAACTTATGTAATGGAGTTGAAAACTTCATTTATATTTCTGAAACCATGAACCTGCGCAGTAACATCTTCAATAACTGCATGTTTTCACCCGAGTTATTAGAAAACCTGTTATACTAGACGAATGTATtacttatgaattttaattaaaaacgtgagagtttttctaaaaacacccattaataaaattatccatAACTAGAGTCGAATTCTATCAAGTCGGGCAATTAATTTATCGTCgagtggaaattttttaaaaattactatttatcgAGTGCTCCATCTTTAAAGAGTAAACTACAGCGCATGCGCTATCGCATCCACATAAATAATACACAACGATACACATCACATACAAATGTATAGCATACTTAGACTAATTAGTAAAGCTAAGCCAGATGAAAACAATCTCAGTAGAggtcaatatttaaatgtaaaagatattattgtcaatataccagaacaatttaaaaaatttatgagatacgcctgacaatttttattgttatgtcTTTATACATGcatgttattaaaattctctaTCGATTCTTTgcaaaatagtttttttaataatttattttacactaattattacaaaatcaTCATATGGGGTTAATTGAACCAATGTCGGGGGCCATTGAACCACTACGAGCATCAAACTAGCGCGCGCATCTGGGCttacaaatgaaaatatttacaggAATAAAAATGTAGCATTTGTTGTTGGAATGTaacaaagtaatttattaatttgctccagactgtaaaaattattcgttaaTTGTGGTAAGTAATGAAAgatcaaacttttatttataataaaaaataataattcactaCTTTgcttacatttaattatttttactgcgTTGAGATTATAACCTAACAAGTTACTAATATCAATGTCAagtaaaaacaagaaaaaattttaatgtgagttaatttcaatatttgatatctaaaagagttaaataaagttttttttttatagatattaaaATGCCTCgtcgaagaataaaaaagacgCATCGAGGTGAAGTTTCTACTGAAACGTACGAAGCTGCTTGCAAAcaaattgtagaaaataaacaaaaaataagatGTGTTgctaaaatattcaatatttcttACCCAACGCTACGACGAtacttcattaaatttaaaaatggtgACAATTTAAGTGCTGGCTATCATCCTCACAATAAAGTTTTCTCAACTGCTCAAGAAAATCTATTTGTCAACAACTGTTTATCGTCTGCTCAACTGTATTACGGATTAACTACAATTGATCTCAGAAAGTTAGCTTATGAATTTGCAGTAGCAAATCAAATAAAACGTCCTTCATCTTGGGACACAAACAAACAAGCTGGAGTTGATTGGACCAACGATGTAATGAAGAGACATCCAGAAATATCGATAAGAGTACCTGAAGCTACAAGTCTTGCACGTGGGATGAACTTTAACAAGCCCAATGTCActaagttttttaataatttacaaaatgttCAAGAGCGTTACAACTTTACTGTAGAAAACATATGGAACCTAGATGAATGTGCATTGACAACGTCTCAAAAGCCCGTAGCTATTATTGCCGCAAAAGGAATAAAACAAGTTGGATCTATTGCTTCTCATGAAAGGGGCACATTGGTCACAATGTGCTTAGCTGTCAGTGCTATCGGCAACTCAGTTCctccatttttcattttgccaaggaaaaattttaaaaatcactttttgaATGGTGGACCTACTGGATGCACTGGTACAGCGAATCAATCAGGGTGGATGCAAGAAGGGGATTTCCTGAAATATTTAGAACATTTTGTTCAGCACGCCAAGCCTTCTGAAAAAAATCGCGTTCTATTGGTTCTTGATAATCATAGTGCGCACATTTCTCTTGCTGCCATAAATTACTGTCGTGATAACTTCATTACCATGCTGTCATTTCCGCCACAAACATCTCATAAGCTTCAGCCACTGGATAGAAGTGTATTCGGCCCGTTTAAACGTCGTTTTAATAGTGAATCGGATAATTGGTACAGATTACATC
This genomic interval carries:
- the LOC106693205 gene encoding histone H3, encoding MARTKQTARKSTGGKAPRKQLATKAARKSAPATGGVKKPHRYRPGTVALREIRRYQKSTELLIRKLPFQRLVREIAQDFKTDLRFQSSAVMALQEASEAYLVGLFEDTNLCAIHAKRVTIMPKDIQLARRIRGERA
- the LOC103570117 gene encoding uncharacterized protein LOC103570117, which produces MPRRRIKKTHRGEVSTETYEAACKQIVENKQKIRCVAKIFNISYPTLRRYFIKFKNGDNLSAGYHPHNKVFSTAQENLFVNNCLSSAQLYYGLTTIDLRKLAYEFAVANQIKRPSSWDTNKQAGVDWTNDVMKRHPEISIRVPEATSLARGMNFNKPNVTKFFNNLQNVQERYNFTVENIWNLDECALTTSQKPVAIIAAKGIKQVGSIASHERGTLVTMCLAVSAIGNSVPPFFILPRKNFKNHFLNGGPTGCTGTANQSGWMQEGDFLKYLEHFVQHAKPSEKNRVLLVLDNHSAHISLAAINYCRDNFITMLSFPPQTSHKLQPLDRSVFGPFKRRFNSESDNWYRLHPGVRMTIYDIPKVAAAAMSSVTIDNITAGFKCTGIYPLNPDILSDKDFAPATVTDMPEPNRAVEHADQSVVQSIKNLASSQNNFKLNVLSPNDINNGILHDKTNRIQEAVILAPSWSFTQSYT
- the LOC128668997 gene encoding histone H2B-like, coding for MPPKTSGKAVKKSGKAQKNITKSDKKGRKKKRKESYAIYIYKVLKQVHPDTGVSSKAMSIMNSFVNDIFERIAAEASRLAHYNKRSTITSREIQTAVRLLLPGELAKHAVSEGTKAVTKYTSSK
- the LOC103570121 gene encoding histone H2A; the protein is MSGRGKGGKVKGKSKTRSSRAGLQFPVGRIHRMLRKGNYAERVGAGAPVYLAAVMEYLAAEVLELAGNAARDNKKTRIIPRHLQLAIRNDEELNKLLSGVTIAQGGVLPNIQAVLLPKKTEKSSS